A genome region from Methanobacterium sp. includes the following:
- a CDS encoding (R)-citramalate synthase has translation MKARIFDTTLRDGEQTPGISLTPDEKRLIARKLDELGVDVIEAGSAITSEGEREGIKKVTSEGLSAEICSFTRAVQVDIDAALECDVDSIHLVVPTSDLHLEYKLRKSREEVKTMAIESTQYAVDHGLLVELSAEDSTRSDMEYLKEIFQAGIDAGAKRICACDTVGMLTPERSYEFYGQLAELKVPLSVHCHNDFGLAVANSLSGLRAGATQAHVTINGIGERAGNASLEELVVSLYSLYDVKTNVKLSMLYEVSKMVARITGMYLQPNKAIVGENAFAHESGIHADGVMKKAETYEPITPELVGHKRRFVMGKHVGSHIIKERISEMGFIVDQERFSQIFNRIKALGDMGKCVTDVDLQAIAEDVMGVMAEKPVELQELTIVSGNKVIPTASVKLKIGDVEKLEAGVGVGPVDAAIVAIKKTIEDVADIEFEEYHVDAITGGTDALIDVVVKLKHDGKVVSARSTQPDIINASVEAFLAGINKVLTDKKLKKSEKLL, from the coding sequence CCGGAATATCCTTAACACCGGATGAAAAGCGTTTAATAGCCAGGAAACTGGATGAATTAGGAGTTGATGTAATTGAGGCCGGTTCAGCCATTACATCCGAAGGGGAAAGGGAAGGTATTAAAAAAGTAACTTCTGAAGGGCTTTCTGCGGAGATATGCAGCTTCACCAGGGCAGTTCAGGTAGACATTGACGCTGCCCTGGAATGTGATGTGGATAGCATCCACCTGGTGGTTCCCACATCAGACCTGCACCTGGAATACAAATTACGCAAGTCCCGCGAAGAAGTGAAGACCATGGCTATAGAATCAACCCAGTACGCAGTTGACCATGGTTTACTGGTGGAATTATCAGCAGAAGACTCCACCCGTAGTGATATGGAATACCTGAAAGAGATATTCCAGGCAGGCATAGATGCCGGGGCAAAACGTATATGTGCCTGTGATACAGTGGGAATGTTAACCCCAGAACGTTCCTATGAATTTTACGGGCAACTGGCAGAGTTAAAAGTTCCATTAAGTGTACACTGCCATAACGACTTTGGACTGGCTGTTGCAAACTCCCTCAGTGGATTAAGAGCAGGTGCAACCCAGGCCCATGTAACAATCAATGGAATCGGGGAAAGAGCAGGCAATGCATCCCTGGAAGAGTTAGTAGTTTCATTATATTCACTATATGATGTTAAGACCAATGTGAAACTTTCCATGTTATATGAAGTCTCTAAAATGGTGGCCAGGATAACAGGGATGTACTTACAGCCCAATAAGGCCATTGTCGGTGAGAACGCCTTTGCCCATGAGTCTGGAATCCACGCTGATGGGGTTATGAAGAAAGCTGAAACATACGAGCCTATAACCCCCGAACTTGTGGGACACAAACGTCGTTTCGTTATGGGTAAACATGTGGGTTCTCATATCATCAAAGAAAGAATCAGTGAGATGGGTTTCATAGTTGATCAGGAGAGGTTCTCCCAAATATTTAACAGAATAAAAGCACTGGGGGATATGGGAAAATGCGTCACTGATGTGGATTTACAGGCCATAGCTGAAGATGTTATGGGAGTAATGGCGGAAAAACCAGTGGAACTCCAGGAACTAACCATTGTATCCGGAAACAAGGTAATACCCACTGCATCGGTGAAACTGAAAATTGGTGATGTTGAAAAATTAGAGGCAGGAGTTGGTGTGGGGCCGGTTGACGCAGCCATAGTGGCTATTAAAAAGACCATAGAAGATGTTGCTGACATAGAATTTGAAGAATACCACGTGGATGCCATAACTGGAGGAACCGATGCACTTATTGATGTGGTGGTAAAACTCAAACACGACGGCAAAGTGGTAAGCGCCAGGAGCACACAACCCGATATTATAAACGCCAGTGTAGAAGCATTTCTGGCCGGTATAAACAAAGTTTTAACTGATAAAAAGCTTAAAAAGTCTGAAAAACTCTTATAA
- the cgi121 gene encoding KEOPS complex subunit Cgi121 produces MGQYTFMNHEIQIAGFKGEINDTNEIMGYIRDISSECNSGKCIIQLLQARGIAGEKHILQATFQAIKAFERNNNTAKDMGLEICVRASSQRQISRALKILGIGKGKMDICMVAVDCEENIQNQVEKVLGRKHDEVLQADVDALQELYEISPLEITSAGNIERVMIERTALLNLEI; encoded by the coding sequence ATGGGACAGTACACTTTCATGAACCATGAAATACAAATAGCTGGTTTTAAAGGGGAAATTAACGATACAAACGAGATAATGGGCTATATACGGGATATAAGTTCAGAGTGTAACAGTGGGAAGTGTATAATCCAACTACTACAGGCCCGGGGAATAGCTGGTGAGAAACACATCTTACAGGCAACATTCCAGGCCATTAAAGCATTTGAACGGAACAATAACACGGCAAAAGACATGGGATTGGAAATATGTGTTCGAGCTTCATCCCAGAGGCAGATATCCAGAGCCCTTAAAATTTTAGGCATAGGAAAAGGTAAAATGGATATCTGTATGGTGGCGGTGGATTGTGAAGAAAATATCCAGAACCAGGTGGAGAAAGTTCTGGGTAGAAAGCACGACGAAGTACTCCAGGCAGATGTAGATGCACTGCAAGAATTGTATGAAATCTCCCCTCTGGAAATAACGAGTGCAGGAAACATTGAACGGGTTATGATAGAAAGAACCGCTCTTTTAAATCTTG